The following are encoded in a window of Roseivirga misakiensis genomic DNA:
- the lspA gene encoding signal peptidase II encodes MKKIPRVALVLIIVLSNIGCDQITKKITRDRIEYNETIEVIGKNLILTKVENTGAFLGMGSSLSPIMRTILLLVLPTVVMLGLLFYLLRYKDITQISVVALSFIVGGGIGNIYDRIVYGSVTDMLYIDLEFAHTGIFNLADVSVMVGTGLILVEQFLPKKKAETAGVEDQ; translated from the coding sequence ATGAAGAAAATTCCAAGAGTTGCTTTAGTGCTGATCATTGTGCTTTCAAATATTGGTTGCGATCAAATCACAAAAAAGATCACAAGAGATAGAATAGAATACAATGAAACGATAGAAGTAATCGGAAAAAACTTGATTTTAACCAAGGTGGAAAATACTGGTGCTTTTCTAGGTATGGGTTCTTCCCTTTCCCCTATTATGCGTACCATTTTACTGCTTGTCTTACCGACCGTAGTGATGTTAGGTCTCCTTTTTTACCTCTTGAGATATAAGGACATTACCCAAATTAGCGTGGTCGCGCTGTCCTTCATTGTAGGCGGTGGAATTGGAAATATTTACGATAGAATTGTCTACGGATCAGTAACGGACATGCTATATATAGACCTAGAGTTTGCCCATACTGGCATCTTTAACCTGGCCGATGTCTCCGTTATGGTCGGTACAGGGCTAATTTTAGTAGAACAGTTCTTACCCAAGAAGAAAGCTGAGACCGCAGGTGTAGAAGACCAATAG
- a CDS encoding YdeI/OmpD-associated family protein, with amino-acid sequence MAIPIHKGVIAIKAPSESAWRKWLIENHQQTSGVWLIIFKKDSKVDSINYDTAVDTAL; translated from the coding sequence TTGGCCATCCCAATCCATAAGGGTGTTATCGCAATAAAGGCTCCATCAGAGTCTGCCTGGCGTAAATGGCTGATAGAAAACCACCAACAGACATCAGGCGTTTGGTTAATCATTTTTAAAAAGGATAGTAAGGTCGACAGTATTAATTATGACACTGCGGTAGATACTGCGCTTTGA
- a CDS encoding YdeI/OmpD-associated family protein, with amino-acid sequence MYPPGLKMVELAKETGTWDALNEVDNLIIPEDLKIAFRDRPNSEVNFQAFPPSVRRGILEWIFNAKRPETRKKRIMETAELAKDNIRANQFR; translated from the coding sequence ATGTATCCCCCGGGACTTAAAATGGTCGAATTAGCCAAAGAAACAGGCACTTGGGACGCTCTGAATGAAGTTGACAACTTGATAATTCCTGAGGATTTAAAAATCGCGTTTCGTGATCGGCCTAATTCCGAAGTAAACTTTCAAGCTTTTCCTCCATCTGTAAGAAGAGGTATTCTAGAATGGATTTTCAATGCAAAACGCCCTGAAACAAGGAAAAAAAGGATAATGGAAACCGCTGAACTGGCAAAAGACAATATTCGGGCAAATCAATTTCGGTAA